From a region of the Plasmodium reichenowi strain SY57 apicoplast, whole genome shotgun sequence genome:
- a CDS encoding DNA-directed RNA polymerase subunit beta, putative (gap found within coding sequence; likely shares sequence with PRSY57_API04500B) encodes TTNIFLNLKYLFVIYYKYIFYNKYNFKLLLNIFNKNFYNISFNNIYLKKNINFNKTTILTINKNTFKICNITQNIIYIPFNYLLSFIENLIPFIHYNDSIRNLMSIKMHTQIVPIIYPNLSNIITNYNFILNKYLNYLVISYQEGIVIYVSCIKIIIRDLFNRQIIYYLNNYKKINQNILLIYKPIVWVGEKVNIGQILAINSNLLNSEYSLGNNLLVGYGSYLGYEYEDAIIISRRILYNNLYTSLHLNIYEISLNIINNIPEICSINLSKMYYKNIKNLDKYGIIKEGTYILANNILVSKLMFMPFIFNNKSLINIINFLFGSKLRIFKNKPIISTIHDIGRVIKIEILPNHLYNKTEKNNIYLKFRIYIGIQKYLQLGDKICNRHGHKGIISYISEINDIPYLNNKIQPDIFISAISIPSRINIGQIFEGIYGLNSLYLNTRYIISNNLNKNYYNNYNHIFNYYKYNYNNNFNINSKMSYNYNKYYLKNPFTGNIINNSICLNNIYYYKLIHMIKDKFRYRFIGLYSELTQQPIKGNTKQGGQRFGEMEVWALEAFGSSYLFKEFFTYKSDDIKSRKILKNYLFNNYKIKNTFISETFKLVLKELQSLAINIEAFCISNDTNNLLENLPINIIY; translated from the coding sequence TAACTACAAATATATTTTTAAATTTAAAATATTTATTTGTAATATATTATAAATATATATTTTATAATAAATATAATTTTAAGTTATTATTAAATATATTTAATAAAAATTTTTATAATATTAGTTTTAATAATATTTATTTAAAAAAAAATATTAATTTTAATAAAACAACTATTTTAACAATAAATAAAAATACATTTAAAATATGTAATATAACACAAAATATTATTTACATACCTTTTAATTATTTATTATCTTTTATTGAAAATTTAATACCATTTATACATTATAATGATTCTATTAGAAATTTAATGAGTATAAAAATGCATACTCAAATTGTTCCTATTATATATCCAAATTTAAGTAATATTATTACTAATTATAATTTTATTTTAAATAAATATTTAAATTATTTAGTTATTTCATATCAAGAAGGAATAGTTATATATGTTTCTTGTATAAAAATAATAATAAGAGATTTATTTAATAGACAAATAATTTATTATTTAAATAATTATAAAAAAATAAATCAAAATATATTATTAATTTATAAACCTATTGTATGGGTAGGGGAAAAAGTTAATATTGGTCAGATTTTAGCTATAAATTCTAATTTATTAAATAGTGAATATAGTTTAGGAAATAATTTATTAGTAGGTTATGGTTCTTATTTAGGATATGAATATGAAGATGCTATAATAATTAGTAGGAGAATTTTATATAATAATTTATATACTTCATTACATTTAAATATTTATGAAATATCTTTAAATATAATTAATAATATACCAGAAATATGCAGTATAAATTTATCTAAAATGTATTATAAAAATATTAAAAATTTAGATAAATATGGTATAATAAAAGAAGGTACATATATATTAGCTAATAATATATTAGTTTCAAAATTAATGTTTATGCCTTTTATATTTAATAATAAAAGTTTAATTAATATTATTAATTTTTTATTTGGTAGTAAACTAAGAATATTTAAAAATAAACCTATTATTTCTACTATTCATGATATAGGTAGGGTTATTAAAATAGAAATATTACCAAATCATTTATATAATAAAACAGAAAAAAATAATATATATTTAAAATTTAGAATATATATTGGTATACAAAAATATTTACAATTAGGTGATAAAATATGTAATAGACATGGTCATAAAGGTATTATATCTTATATTAGTGAAATAAATGATATACCATATTTAAATAATAAAATTCAACCTGATATATTTATAAGTGCTATAAGTATTCCTTCTAGAATAAATATAGGTCAAATATTTGAAGGAATATATGGATTAAATAGTTTATATTTAAATACTAGATATATAATATCAAATAATTTAAATAAAAATTATTATAATAATTATAATCATATTTTTAATTATTATAAATATAATTATAATAATAATTTTAATATAAATAGTAAAATGTCTTATAATTATAATAAATATTATTTAAAAAATCCATTTACTGGTAATATAATTAATAATAGTATTTGTTTAAATAATATTTATTATTATAAATTAATTCATATGATAAAAGATAAATTTAGATATAGATTTATAGGTTTATATTCAGAATTAACTCAGCAACCAATAAAAGGTAATACAAAACAAGGGGGTCAAAGATTTGGAGAAATGGAAGTATGGGCTTTAGAGGCTTTTGGATCTTCTTATTTATTTAAAGAATTTTTTACTTATAAATCTGATGATATTAAAAGTAGAAAAATATTAAAAAATTATTTATTTAATAATTATAAAATAAAAAATACTTTTATATCAGAAACTTTTAAATTAGTTTTAAAAGAATTACAAAGTTTAGCTATTAATATAGAAGCTTTTTGTATATCTAATGATACAAATAATTTATTAGAAAATTTACCAATTAATATAATTTATTAA
- a CDS encoding apicoplast ribosomal protein S2, putative, which yields MFITFDNLLKSKIYIGNIYKNIYFENYKYIYKIKFNYCILNFTFIALYLYKLYLYIYNISLMNNKILFINNNNLIKNFTIKVCNLTNNLYINKWVSGLLTNWFVLKKKIIIYIWVSRIIKNKYFNNILSKKCIYNLNIIYTKLYSKFNGIKNMINLPKYIFLTNFNKNLILKEILKLKLILISFINLSLDSSNINIKILGNYNNYKSLKLIYKIIYTSLIHSKIKNM from the coding sequence ATGTTTATTACTTTTGATAATTTATTAAAATCAAAAATTTATATAGGAAATATTTATAAGAATATTTATTTTGAAAATTATAAATATATATATAAAATAAAGTTTAATTATTGTATTTTAAATTTTACATTTATAGCTTTATATTTATATAAGTTATATTTATATATTTATAATATATCACTTATGAATAATAAAATTTTATTTATTAATAATAATAATTTAATAAAAAATTTTACAATTAAAGTATGTAATTTAACAAATAATTTATATATAAATAAATGGGTTTCTGGATTATTAACTAATTGGTTTGTATTAAAAAAAAAAATTATAATATATATTTGGGTAAGTAGAATAATTAAAAATAAATATTTTAATAATATATTATCTAAAAAATGTATATATAATTTAAATATAATTTATACTAAATTATATAGTAAATTTAATGGTATAAAAAATATGATAAATCTACCTAAATATATATTTTTAACAAATTTTAATAAAAATTTAATTTTAAAGGAAATTTTAAAATTAAAATTAATTTTAATAAGTTTTATAAATTTAAGTTTAGATTCAAGTAATATAAATATAAAAATTTTAGGAAATTATAATAATTATAAATCTTTAAAATTAATATATAAAATAATTTATACTTCATTAATTCATAGTAAGATTAAAAATATGTAA
- a CDS encoding FeS cluster assembly protein SufB, putative (gap found within coding sequence; likely shares sequence with PRSY57_API04800A) — LSYFSKYNNKYVKCNFNLSTYFKTNSSDFAQFERTLIIVGKYSYVLYLEGCTASLYKESQLHVAIVEIIVKDYGYIKYYTLQNWYRGDYLGNGGLYNFTTKRGICLNYSKLDWIQIEVGSIITWKYPSTILKGKFSISNFYSISFISNMQIADTGSKMYHIGSYTKSYIISKSISLNNSLNIFRGLVYIKPFSYKSYN, encoded by the coding sequence AATTAAGCTACTTTAGCAAATATAATAATAAATATGTAAAATGTAATTTTAATTTATCAACATATTTTAAAACTAATTCTTCTGATTTTGCACAATTTGAACGTACTTTAATAATAGTTGGTAAATATTCATATGTATTATATTTAGAAGGATGTACAGCTTCATTATATAAAGAATCACAATTACATGTAGCTATAGTAGAAATAATAGTAAAAGATTATGGTTATATAAAATATTATACATTACAAAATTGGTATAGAGGAGATTATTTAGGTAATGGTGGTTTATATAATTTTACAACTAAACGTGGTATATGTTTAAATTATTCAAAATTAGATTGGATACAAATTGAAGTTGGTTCAATTATAACATGGAAATATCCTTCTACTATTTTAAAAGGTAAATTTTCTATTAGTAATTTTTATTCAATATCTTTTATATCAAATATGCAAATAGCTGATACTGGTAGTAAAATGTATCATATAGGATCTTATACTAAAAGTTATATAATTTCTAAAAGTATATCTTTAAATAATTCATTAAATATATTTAGAGGTTTAGTATATATTAAACCTTTTTCATATAAATCTTATAATT
- a CDS encoding FeS cluster assembly protein SufB, putative (gap found within coding sequence; likely shares sequence with PRSY57_API04800B), which produces SYTKSYIISKSISLNNSLNIFRGLVYIKPFSYKSYNYTECSSLIFGNNSLTVTIPYIKNYNNTSYVKQEAFVSKIEIIYLFLLMQRGLSISESISLLIIGFCSDIYNKLPFEFNLEIPILFSLKIKDIFN; this is translated from the coding sequence GATCTTATACTAAAAGTTATATAATTTCTAAAAGTATATCTTTAAATAATTCATTAAATATATTTAGAGGTTTAGTATATATTAAACCTTTTTCATATAAATCTTATAATTATACTGAATGTAGTTCTTTAATATTTGGTAATAATTCTTTAACAGTAACTATTCCTTATATAAAAAATTATAATAATACTAGTTATGTAAAACAAGAAGCTTTTGTTTCTAAAATTGAAATTATATATTTATTTTTATTAATGCAACGTGGTTTAAGTATTTCAGAGTCTATTTCATTATTAATTATAGGTTTTTGTTCTGATATTTATAATAAATTACCATTTGAATTTAATTTAGAAATACCTATATTATTTTCATTAAAAATTAAAGATATATTTAATTAA
- a CDS encoding DNA-directed RNA polymerase subunit beta, putative (gap found within coding sequence; likely shares sequence with PRSY57_API04500A): MIYIINPILVKNNYIISNLYLLLIQEIIYNLRYYILFLNNNINIKFNFIYYKIIILLTNININSIDTIQNINNLLKIILTLKLNFININKIIKFNILIFILPFIYNNIIILNGLYKICIQLFKKNNKIFIIKFKNNNKNIIYVYIYISFGLRIIFKISKLNIYCYFNNFKFNFLILLLYLNNIYINKNISLFIYNNIINKKILIYNYIKFIYSKYNNINNIISLKLFIIKLNKFNNIYMNLLKILFSIKFNFSYYSDFYINNIYNKKFYSIIDNLLIKSKKYLKIFKYQLLNINKNIYNNIILLLNNKKYINIILENININPLVQYSDQINNLSEINQKFKINMITTGLNSKFILNNDLRELPRNILGYISLINTNEGLTCGLVNYLTTNIFLNLKYLFVIYYKYIFYNKYNFKLLLNIFNKNFYNISFNNIYLKKNINFNKTTILTINKNT; encoded by the coding sequence ATGATATATATTATTAATCCTATTTTAGTAAAAAATAATTATATAATATCAAATTTATATTTATTATTAATTCAAGAAATAATATATAATTTAAGATATTATATTTTATTTTTAAATAATAATATAAATATTAAATTTAATTTTATTTATTATAAAATTATAATTTTATTAACTAATATAAATATAAATTCTATTGATACTATTCAAAATATAAATAATTTATTAAAAATAATTTTAACATTAAAATTAAATTTTATAAATATAAATAAAATTATAAAATTTAATATATTAATATTTATATTACCTTTTATTTATAATAATATTATTATATTAAATGGATTATATAAAATATGTATTCAATTATTTAAAAAAAATAATAAAATTTTTATTATAAAATTTAAAAATAATAATAAAAATATTATATATGTATATATATATATTAGTTTTGGATTAAGAATTATTTTTAAAATAAGTAAATTAAATATTTATTGTTATTTTAATAATTTTAAATTTAATTTTTTAATTTTATTATTATATTTAAATAATATATATATAAATAAAAATATATCATTATTTATATATAATAATATTATAAATAAAAAGATATTAATATATAATTATATAAAATTTATTTATTCAAAATATAATAATATTAATAATATAATATCATTAAAATTATTTATTATTAAATTAAATAAATTTAATAATATATATATGAATTTATTAAAGATTTTATTTTCAATAAAATTTAATTTTTCATATTATTCTGATTTTTATATTAATAATATTTATAATAAAAAATTTTATTCTATTATTGATAATTTATTAATAAAAAGTAAAAAATATTTAAAAATATTTAAATATCAATTATTAAATATTAATAAAAATATATATAATAATATAATTTTATTATTAAATAATAAAAAATATATAAATATAATTTTAGAAAATATAAATATAAATCCATTAGTTCAATATTCGGATCAAATAAATAATTTATCTGAAATAAATCAAAAATTTAAAATAAATATGATAACTACAGGATTAAATTCTAAATTTATTTTAAATAATGATTTAAGAGAATTACCTAGAAATATATTAGGATATATCAGTTTAATAAATACTAATGAAGGATTAACTTGTGGTTTAGTTAATTATTTAACTACAAATATATTTTTAAATTTAAAATATTTATTTGTAATATATTATAAATATATATTTTATAATAAATATAATTTTAAGTTATTATTAAATATATTTAATAAAAATTTTTATAATATTAGTTTTAATAATATTTATTTAAAAAAAAATATTAATTTTAATAAAACAACTATTTTAACAATAAATAAAAATAC
- a CDS encoding RNA polymerase beta subunit, putative: MIIHNNINFIGLKLNILNPKQIIKWSSIFYKNKIIIGEVLIPNTINFNTGLPILNGLFCEKIFDYMYKWNCNCNKKMYNINNFSFFLYCKFCKNKLIININRKYKLGFIFLNIPILHLWYLTGPLKVASLLLNKNVFYLKFLIYYKYFFSNIKYKQYFYYNKLFSKINLYKKKYENIIQYLFSHNILYKKLQNINLLTELLNNKELLLINNKYYNKKYLYKKINLFNLFILNNIKPNWIFLDLLPILPAGLRPYFYVNNSTYIISTINENYRLIILKNNKLKYWLYLRDNIFFIFEIIEKRLLQQLIDYLLINKLILKNNNTFFNFSKTFQGKYSTIKYKLLGKRVDFSGRSVITVNPSIIYNNIGLPYYISINLFKPFLINILKYNSKLNIIFKSLLINKNLFIIQKFLNKLLQNQFIIINRAPTLHRMNLQSFKPLLTEGYSLKFYPLGCTSFNADFDGDQMSIFLPLIKTSKFESNINLNFDKNIISPSNNKNLFSNLQYYKLGINTLLILNYNNELNIFYFNSIEKIYEYYNNNILFIFNLVWIKYINNNNIFYILTSINRIIINLYMYIY; this comes from the coding sequence ATGATAATACATAATAATATAAATTTTATAGGATTAAAATTAAATATATTAAATCCTAAACAAATAATAAAATGGTCTTCAATATTTTATAAAAATAAAATTATAATTGGAGAGGTATTAATACCTAATACAATAAATTTTAATACAGGATTACCAATTTTAAATGGTTTATTTTGTGAAAAAATATTTGATTATATGTATAAATGGAATTGTAATTGTAATAAAAAAATGTATAATATAAATAATTTTTCATTTTTTTTATATTGTAAATTTTGTAAAAATAAATTAATAATAAATATAAATAGAAAATATAAATTAGGTTTTATATTTTTAAATATTCCAATTTTACATTTATGGTATTTAACAGGTCCTTTAAAAGTAGCTTCATTATTATTAAATAAAAATGTTTTTTATTTAAAATTTTTAATTTATTATAAATATTTTTTTAGTAATATTAAATATAAACAGTATTTTTATTATAATAAGTTATTTTCAAAAATAAATTTATATAAAAAAAAATATGAAAATATTATTCAATATTTATTTTCTCATAATATTTTATATAAAAAATTACAAAATATAAATTTATTAACTGAATTATTAAATAATAAAGAATTATTATTAATTAATAATAAATATTATAATAAAAAATATTTATATAAAAAAATTAATTTATTTAATTTATTTATATTAAATAATATAAAACCAAATTGGATATTTTTAGATTTATTACCAATATTACCTGCTGGATTAAGACCTTATTTTTATGTAAATAATAGTACATATATTATATCTACTATAAATGAAAATTATAGATTAATAATTTTAAAAAATAATAAATTAAAATATTGGTTATATTTGCGTGATAATATTTTTTTTATATTTGAAATAATAGAAAAGAGATTATTACAACAATTAATTGATTATTTATTAATAAATAAATTAATTTTAAAAAATAATAATACTTTTTTTAATTTTAGTAAAACTTTTCAAGGTAAATATAGTACAATTAAATATAAATTATTAGGTAAAAGAGTTGATTTTTCTGGTAGATCTGTTATAACTGTAAATCCAAGTATTATATATAATAATATTGGATTACCTTATTATATTAGTATAAATTTATTTAAGCCTTTTTTAATAAATATATTAAAATATAATAGTAAATTAAATATAATATTTAAAAGTTTATTAATTAATAAAAATTTATTTATTATACAAAAATTTTTAAATAAATTATTACAAAATCAATTTATTATTATAAATAGAGCTCCTACATTACATAGAATGAATTTACAATCTTTTAAACCTTTATTAACTGAAGGTTATTCATTAAAATTCTATCCATTAGGATGTACAAGTTTTAATGCTGATTTTGATGGGGATCAAATGTCTATTTTTTTACCATTAATTAAAACTTCAAAGTTTGAATCTAATATTAATTTAAATTTTGATAAAAATATAATATCACCTTCAAATAATAAAAATTTATTTAGTAATTTACAATATTATAAATTAGGAATAAATACTTTATTAATATTAAATTATAATAATGAGTTGAATATATTTTATTTTAATTCAATTGAAAAAATATATGAATATTATAATAATAATATTTTATTTATATTTAATTTAGTTTGGATAAAATATATAAATAATAATAATATATTTTATATATTAACTTCTATTAATAGAATAATTATAAATTTATATATGTATATATATTAA